In Terriglobia bacterium, the DNA window GATGAGCCAGAGATAATCCGTCATACGCAGGTCCCTGTTACCACTTCATGATGTCCGCATCGTCGACACTCAGGGTCTTGCGATTGCGGTAAAGCGTGATTGCGATGGCGAGCCCGACGGCTGCTTCTGCCGCCGCCACCACCATGACGAAGAACACAAATATCTGCCCGTTCACCTGCTCAAGGTA includes these proteins:
- the nuoK gene encoding NADH-quinone oxidoreductase subunit NuoK → MMSIFHCLILSALLFTVGTIGVIVKKNVIAIFLCIELMLNGVNLSFVAFSKYLEQVNGQIFVFFVMVVAAAEAAVGLAIAITLYRNRKTLSVDDADIMKW